The Saprospiraceae bacterium genome includes a window with the following:
- a CDS encoding MFS transporter has protein sequence MPGSRIISIYLDSFSGLNRNVWLLSFIMFINRAGAMVLPFMSLYLTKSLNFSLTEAGYVMAAYGVGSILGAYMGGQLTDRFGFYHVQLYSLIGGSILLFALIFLDGFWSIMILVFLFSTVADSLRPANSVAIASYSEIENRTRSFSLMRFAINLGFSIGPAIGGITAGMLGYKWIFVLDAVTCLIAAIVLYQLLPYDPSLRVAEKKETIKTGTSAYKDSKYLIFIFLTSIWAILFFQLFTSAPVYWKNNFAMSEEMIGILLALNGLIIVVIEMPVVKSIEHITNYMRMISIGSICLVLSFLALVAGLPFLLAAILFIVFMSLAEMFAMPFMTNYAVSRPSEDRRGQFMALYAMAYGIAHIIAPVSGLFLAEKYGFITTYSIFLFVSLLVTASFYLLQTFLSPDHRKLT, from the coding sequence ATGCCAGGCAGCAGAATCATAAGTATCTATTTAGACTCATTCTCCGGGCTTAATCGCAATGTTTGGTTGCTCAGTTTTATCATGTTTATCAATAGGGCAGGCGCAATGGTACTGCCGTTCATGAGCCTTTATCTCACAAAGAGTTTGAATTTTTCTTTGACAGAGGCAGGATATGTGATGGCAGCATATGGAGTTGGAAGTATTTTAGGAGCTTATATGGGTGGACAACTTACAGACAGATTTGGATTTTACCATGTTCAGTTATATTCACTTATAGGAGGTAGTATCTTGCTGTTTGCACTCATATTTCTTGATGGATTTTGGTCTATTATGATATTGGTTTTTTTGTTTTCCACGGTAGCTGACTCATTACGACCGGCAAACAGCGTAGCCATTGCTTCATATTCTGAAATTGAAAACAGGACCAGATCTTTTTCTCTCATGAGATTTGCCATCAATCTTGGTTTTTCTATAGGGCCGGCTATCGGAGGCATTACGGCGGGGATGTTGGGATATAAATGGATCTTTGTTTTGGATGCCGTCACGTGTCTGATTGCTGCCATTGTTTTATATCAATTATTGCCATATGATCCATCATTGAGAGTAGCGGAAAAGAAAGAAACGATCAAAACAGGTACATCTGCGTACAAGGATTCAAAATATCTGATTTTTATTTTTTTGACCTCTATTTGGGCAATTCTGTTTTTCCAGTTATTTACCTCCGCACCAGTATATTGGAAAAATAATTTTGCTATGTCAGAAGAAATGATAGGAATTCTCTTGGCATTAAATGGGTTGATCATCGTCGTGATAGAAATGCCGGTGGTAAAGAGCATAGAACACATTACCAATTACATGCGGATGATTTCTATAGGCAGTATTTGTTTGGTTTTAAGTTTTTTAGCTTTAGTTGCAGGTCTGCCTTTTCTCTTGGCTGCCATTCTATTTATAGTTTTTATGTCCCTTGCAGAAATGTTTGCTATGCCTTTTATGACCAACTATGCTGTATCGAGACCATCTGAAGACAGAAGAGGTCAGTTTATGGCATTATATGCTATGGCGTATGGTATCGCACATATTATTGCTCCTGTATCTGGGTTGTTTCTGGCTGAAAAATATGGCTTTATAACTACTTATAGCATATTTTTGTTTGTGAGTTTGCTGGTGACAGCATCTTTTTATCTGCTACAGACATTTTTATCTCCAGATCACAGAAAATTAACATAA
- the recN gene encoding DNA repair protein RecN produces MLKRLEIQNYAIIDKLEITFPSGLAIITGETGAGKSILLGALGLIMGKRADTKVLYDQDRKCYVEAVFDISAYALRDFFVQHELDYFDEATIRREIAPGGKSRAFINDTPVTLDIIQDLSDSLIDIHQQFDTLDIQHPSFQIKMIDALAENRQHFDHYSDIYKSYKTNTKKLEDLNAKNRNAHQEIEYLKFQMDEFVQAELKEGEQEALETLLQKLTSSEDIKTKSTLLRHALEEDENAIINQLQSLIYQFGSIKNLDKNYQELYDRLISAKEELSDISKEAERISDTVEYDEEQIQLLNSRLNVINRLQKKHGVTAMDELIKVELNIRSKLNTFSDLSGEMLSLEKEIGSQEKKLIDIAQIISNNRKKIIPDFEKKVHELLVGLSMQHAFIKVQTSISSELTSTGMDIINIHFSPNKGSNFLPLKDTVSGGEMSRLALCMKSLVAGATTLPTLVFDEIDSGVSGDVAQKMGVILHRLSKKHQVISITHSPQIAAKAESHYWVYKTEDAKRTMTSMKILSVDERVTEIAKMLSGNPPSDVARANARELIGL; encoded by the coding sequence ATGCTCAAAAGATTAGAAATTCAAAATTATGCGATTATAGACAAGCTGGAAATAACATTTCCTTCCGGACTTGCTATCATTACTGGTGAAACCGGTGCAGGAAAATCTATCCTGCTTGGTGCACTAGGATTGATAATGGGTAAAAGGGCAGATACTAAAGTACTTTATGATCAGGATAGAAAATGTTATGTAGAAGCAGTTTTTGATATAAGTGCATATGCTCTCAGGGATTTTTTTGTTCAACATGAACTTGATTATTTTGATGAGGCGACTATAAGAAGAGAGATTGCCCCCGGAGGTAAAAGTCGGGCATTTATCAATGATACGCCTGTGACTTTGGATATTATTCAGGATTTGTCAGATAGTTTAATAGATATTCATCAGCAGTTCGATACTTTGGATATACAGCACCCATCTTTTCAGATTAAAATGATAGATGCACTTGCGGAAAACAGACAGCATTTTGACCATTATTCAGATATATATAAATCATATAAAACTAATACTAAAAAGCTCGAAGATTTAAATGCAAAAAACAGAAATGCACATCAGGAAATCGAATATCTCAAATTTCAGATGGATGAATTCGTTCAGGCTGAGCTTAAAGAAGGCGAACAGGAAGCGTTAGAGACATTGCTTCAAAAACTTACATCTTCCGAAGATATCAAGACAAAAAGTACATTACTCAGGCACGCTCTGGAAGAAGATGAAAATGCAATTATCAATCAATTACAATCATTGATCTACCAGTTTGGCAGTATCAAAAACCTTGATAAAAATTATCAGGAGTTGTATGATCGACTGATCTCTGCCAAAGAAGAACTTTCAGATATATCAAAAGAAGCTGAAAGAATTTCTGATACTGTAGAATATGATGAAGAACAAATACAATTACTCAATAGCAGATTAAACGTCATCAACAGACTGCAAAAAAAACATGGAGTAACTGCCATGGATGAGCTTATCAAAGTAGAATTAAATATAAGAAGTAAACTTAACACTTTTTCAGATTTGTCAGGTGAGATGTTATCGTTGGAAAAGGAAATAGGATCACAGGAAAAAAAGTTGATAGATATAGCCCAAATCATCAGTAACAACAGAAAAAAAATCATTCCTGATTTTGAAAAGAAGGTACATGAACTACTGGTAGGATTATCAATGCAACATGCGTTTATTAAGGTACAAACGAGTATTTCATCAGAGTTGACATCGACAGGTATGGATATCATCAATATCCATTTTTCACCAAACAAAGGAAGTAATTTCTTACCATTGAAGGATACAGTTTCGGGTGGAGAAATGTCCAGACTCGCCTTGTGTATGAAGTCACTTGTTGCGGGCGCGACAACATTGCCTACTTTAGTATTTGACGAAATTGATTCGGGTGTGTCGGGAGATGTAGCCCAAAAAATGGGTGTAATATTGCATCGTCTTTCGAAAAAGCATCAGGTGATTTCCATCACGCATTCTCCACAAATTGCTGCAAAAGCGGAAAGCCATTATTGGGTTTATAAAACTGAAGATGCTAAGAGGACCATGACTTCTATGAAGATATTATCAGTAGATGAAAGGGTAACAGAGATAGCCAAAATGCTGAGTGGAAATCCGCCTTCAGATGTGGCACGTGCCAATGCCAGAGAGCTGATAGGATTGTAA
- a CDS encoding YceI family protein: MKFLLFIASMMISSLGMQAQMAKAVNVATSNVVWKGAKVTGTHDGNVKFKSGSLTFNGDVLTGGDLVVDMTTIEVTDLQGKGKTNLEGHLKSDDFFGVAKNPTATIKFTKVTSRGVAGEYKITANITIKNTTKEIKFNATAKDGKGMATIKLDRSDFDIRYGSGSFIDNLGDKTIYDEFDLTVALTY; encoded by the coding sequence ATGAAGTTTTTATTATTTATCGCAAGTATGATGATCTCATCTTTAGGAATGCAAGCCCAGATGGCTAAAGCTGTCAATGTTGCAACATCAAATGTAGTGTGGAAAGGAGCGAAAGTCACAGGAACACATGACGGCAATGTAAAATTTAAATCAGGCAGCCTTACTTTTAATGGCGATGTCCTGACCGGTGGGGACCTTGTTGTGGACATGACAACCATTGAAGTCACTGACTTACAAGGCAAAGGAAAAACAAATCTGGAAGGTCACTTAAAGTCAGATGATTTTTTTGGTGTAGCGAAGAACCCGACAGCTACTATCAAATTTACAAAAGTAACTTCAAGAGGAGTGGCAGGTGAATATAAAATTACAGCCAATATCACGATCAAAAATACAACTAAAGAAATTAAATTTAATGCCACTGCAAAAGATGGTAAAGGCATGGCTACTATTAAATTGGACAGATCAGATTTTGATATTCGCTATGGTTCAGGATCATTCATTGACAATCTGGGTGACAAAACCATTTATGATGAGTTTGACCTTACTGTGGCTTTGACTTATTAA
- the miaA gene encoding tRNA (adenosine(37)-N6)-dimethylallyltransferase MiaA, whose amino-acid sequence MISDQNKFLIVVAGPTGIGKSAQSMKLARRFDAEIFSADSRQIYKEMTIGTAKPLQQELNEIRHHFIDEISVHEPYSVGKYVADFHQRLEKYFLNHDIAVVTGGTGLYINAVLQGIDTFPDVPAEVAIEINKWYHDFGITYIQDQLREHDPEYFHKVDIQNPRRILRALGVVKASGQPYSSFLGRVAENNIPFHVIQILLELPREILYNQINNRVDQMLATGLEQEARNLYHHRHLRALQTVGYTEMFDYIDGKQDLIKAIDLIKQNSRRYAKRQITWFKKYGNWICFHPMSDEDIFKHISDVTGNNI is encoded by the coding sequence ATCATAAGTGATCAAAATAAATTTTTAATTGTCGTTGCCGGTCCGACTGGTATTGGAAAATCTGCACAGTCAATGAAACTGGCGCGAAGGTTTGATGCAGAAATTTTTTCGGCAGACAGCAGACAGATTTATAAGGAGATGACGATAGGTACCGCAAAGCCATTACAGCAAGAATTAAATGAAATCAGACACCATTTTATCGACGAAATCAGTGTGCATGAGCCTTATTCTGTGGGTAAATATGTTGCCGATTTTCATCAAAGACTGGAAAAATATTTTTTAAATCATGACATTGCAGTCGTCACAGGTGGTACAGGCCTGTATATCAATGCTGTTCTTCAGGGAATAGATACATTTCCGGATGTACCGGCAGAGGTAGCTATTGAAATCAATAAATGGTATCATGATTTTGGTATCACGTATATCCAGGATCAATTGCGAGAACATGACCCTGAATATTTCCATAAAGTGGACATTCAGAATCCACGAAGAATTTTAAGAGCTCTGGGAGTAGTTAAAGCTTCAGGACAACCATATTCTTCATTTTTGGGCAGGGTGGCGGAAAATAACATTCCTTTTCATGTCATACAGATACTGCTTGAATTGCCAAGAGAAATTTTGTACAATCAAATCAACAATAGGGTAGATCAAATGCTTGCAACAGGACTGGAACAAGAGGCCAGGAATCTTTACCATCATAGACATCTGAGAGCCTTACAGACTGTAGGATATACAGAAATGTTTGATTACATTGATGGCAAGCAAGACCTTATCAAGGCAATTGACTTGATCAAACAAAATTCACGACGCTATGCCAAAAGGCAAATTACTTGGTTTAAAAAGTACGGCAACTGGATTTGTTTTCATCCTATGTCAGATGAAGATATTTTTAAGCATATCAGCGATGTCACCGGAAATAATATATAA
- a CDS encoding 1-acyl-sn-glycerol-3-phosphate acyltransferase — translation MLYSFLRVLVGFTLRIFFQKIYITGTEYVQHSKPQLIASNHPSGFLEPLIMACFFPKPLHFLVRGDVFDNPFLKPLLRGTNQIPVFRFKDGFSRLRENNQSIDESLQVLKNNHNLLIFAEGNTQSIKQLRPLQKGISRIAFQSMEQNPESELEILPVGINFSQFLSFNEVIMLRIGQPVKVSNYITEYNTDKNSGHHKILDDVFCAMKKNVIHLEHQERIHIFEKLSILQNLSHDEKYSPIYSNSSEMLDKAILLAKKTDNLDDEKCQMISEELRVFEKNIKSKGVKFKDLKKKPFNIINLLLLIIGFIPALAGLIFHFVPLAAGYAFMKKNVKALEFKSSILMVADLALLLIYYLILITTIFVLGLPIYIILISFLSGIWLRFYYSSWKTFSFLRTSAFDKINSDAEAILNKL, via the coding sequence ATGTTATATAGTTTTCTTCGCGTTCTGGTGGGATTTACTCTTAGAATATTTTTCCAAAAAATTTATATCACGGGTACGGAGTATGTACAACATTCCAAGCCTCAGCTTATAGCCAGTAATCATCCAAGTGGTTTTCTGGAGCCACTCATCATGGCATGTTTTTTCCCAAAACCGCTTCATTTTCTGGTGCGAGGAGATGTCTTCGACAACCCATTTCTGAAACCTTTACTGCGAGGCACCAACCAGATTCCGGTTTTCAGATTTAAAGATGGATTTTCAAGACTTCGTGAAAACAATCAATCTATAGATGAAAGCCTTCAGGTATTGAAAAATAACCACAATCTTCTTATTTTTGCAGAAGGCAATACTCAAAGTATCAAACAACTCAGGCCGCTGCAGAAGGGTATCTCAAGGATTGCCTTTCAGTCCATGGAACAAAATCCGGAATCTGAACTGGAAATCTTACCTGTAGGAATCAATTTCAGCCAGTTTTTGAGTTTTAATGAAGTGATCATGCTTCGCATTGGCCAACCCGTCAAGGTGAGCAACTACATCACAGAATATAATACAGACAAAAACTCCGGCCATCACAAAATCCTCGATGATGTTTTTTGTGCAATGAAAAAAAATGTAATCCATCTCGAGCACCAGGAAAGAATTCATATTTTTGAGAAGCTGAGCATACTTCAGAATTTGTCACATGACGAAAAATACTCTCCTATTTACTCAAATTCATCTGAAATGCTGGACAAAGCGATCTTACTCGCTAAAAAAACTGACAATCTGGATGATGAAAAGTGTCAAATGATCTCAGAAGAATTGCGTGTTTTTGAAAAAAATATCAAGTCAAAAGGTGTAAAATTTAAAGATCTAAAGAAAAAACCTTTTAATATTATTAATCTTTTATTATTGATCATCGGTTTTATACCTGCTTTGGCCGGTCTTATTTTCCATTTTGTTCCCTTGGCAGCGGGTTATGCTTTTATGAAAAAAAATGTTAAGGCGCTGGAATTTAAATCTTCGATCCTGATGGTGGCAGACCTGGCATTGCTGTTGATATATTATCTTATTTTGATAACCACTATTTTTGTGTTGGGTTTACCTATATATATCATATTGATTTCTTTTTTAAGCGGCATTTGGCTAAGGTTTTATTACAGCTCGTGGAAGACATTTTCATTCCTAAGAACCAGTGCTTTTGATAAAATCAATAGCGATGCTGAAGCCATTTTGAACAAACTTTAA